One genomic window of Micromonospora sp. WMMD1128 includes the following:
- a CDS encoding PIN domain nuclease: MAVTSWLIDKSAYVRLQLGQTANRDEWNARISRGLVRLSTITRLELGYSARTGEAGRRQFAIPPLSLMPVEHLTPAIEDRALEVQLLLADRGQHRAPSIPDLLIAATAEKTGLTVLAVDKDFDLIATLTGQPIETLPG; encoded by the coding sequence GTGGCGGTGACGAGTTGGCTGATCGACAAGTCCGCCTACGTTCGTCTCCAACTCGGCCAGACGGCGAACCGCGACGAGTGGAACGCGCGCATCAGCCGAGGACTCGTCCGGCTCTCCACCATCACGCGCCTCGAACTCGGCTACTCGGCGCGCACCGGAGAAGCGGGACGCCGGCAGTTCGCCATCCCACCACTGTCCCTGATGCCCGTCGAACACCTCACACCCGCAATCGAAGACCGGGCGCTGGAAGTGCAGTTGCTGCTCGCCGACCGCGGCCAACACCGCGCTCCGTCGATCCCCGACCTGCTGATCGCCGCAACCGCTGAAAAGACCGGACTGACCGTCCTGGCCGTCGACAAGGACTTCGACCTCATCGCCACGCTCACCGGCCAGCCGATCGAAACCCTGCCCGGTTGA
- a CDS encoding type I polyketide synthase: MSSAPYTRDLILVVSPVGVLEPGPRITAATAAGGGQGIIDLATGDDWSLRALARAASWSAAPIGVRVPAGCRATPTELARAANDRVDLIVVEPASPWPLAEITPHHRVLVEVTSRAEARAAAAAGAHGLIARGMEAGGRIGELSSFVLLQQLVADDTVDLPIWVAGGIGPRTAGACLIGGAAGVVLDTQLALMPESDLPTDVQAAIRRMDGSETVLRDGIRGIRRGGPHGADTELLPVGQDGWLATTFADRWPDTSAAVRGMRAEMLAAVDRPDAADLLQPGAPLAAALGVRVPVAQGPMTRVSDEASFAAAVADGGALPFIALALNSADKCRRMLAETAAQLGDRPWGVGVLGFAPEELRAAQLDVIREIRPACAVIAGGRPPQARALEEQGISTFLHVPSPGLLRQFLRSGARKFIFEGAECGGHVGPRASFPLWEAQLAVLDDYLDTDPAAGAQLQVFFAGGVHDARSAAMVATMAAPMARRGARIGVLMGTAYLFTAEAVSHGAVQPLFQRAALTAEHTALLETAPGHATRCLHTPFVDDFHQLRTQLEGAGVENREVWEQLELLNVGRLRIASKGLRRSGDTVEAVDESVQASDGLFMAGQVAVLRDRATTVAALHDAVTTEVRGLHADRLDALRARLAPPAAETDQPPAPLDIAIVGMACMLPGSPDLDSFWRTVLSGADTVTEVPADRWDTDHYYAPAVGPGQTGRISVSKWGGFIEPVPFDAIGYGIPPAALSSIDPTQLLALEVSHRALVDAGYPYDAPGADHARTGVVFGAEAGSDMGHAQTLRTMLPAYLGEVPEQMQELLPTVTEDSFPGVLANVIAGRVANRLDLGGPNYTIDAACASSLAAMDAACKELVSGDSDLMICGGADLHNGVNDYLMFTSAHALSPTGRSRPFDSTGDGIALGEGVACVVLKRLADAERDGDRIYGVIKGLGGASDGRALGLTAPRPDGQRRALDRAYHRTGISPREVGLVEAHGTGTVVGDRTELETLTRMFVEAGAAPGGCALGSVKSQIGHTKCAAGLAGLIKATLALHHGIRPPTIHLERPNPAWHPQQSPFVFFTEARPWPVPAAERIAGVSAFGFGGTNFHVVLSAYPNAPEPRHAQRIWPAELFCFRGPDRAAAHQAIRQLLESLADDGGRDRPGRLAELAASVATKAANRSGTTQVAVVARDVAELETLLDRALAGEHDPARGLVQPTGTDPVGPGQVAFLFPGQGSQRPGALGELFVAFPELRHYLELDRPAAELLFPPTAFDQESRRAQEDRVRDTRVAQPVLGIGGLAMDHLLRRLGVRPDMTAGHSYGELVGLCVAGAFDAATLLDLSRERAAAILGACGEDPGTMAAVNATADQVAQALAGAGLASEVVLANRNAPQQVVVSGPTAKVRAAVVAFKNAGLSARTIPVACAFHSPVVAGAVETFAEVLAARSIAEPRIPVWSNLTAAPYSGDAGQVRHHLAEQIGAPVRFVEQIEAMYAAGARLFVEVGPGQVLTRLVQAVLGDRPHRTVACERGPSDGLRGFLISVAELACAGAPVRPDWLFHGRVADGSTTAPPRRPLWTVDGQLVRDQHGNCLPGGMTPPRRIKELSMTSANGTATTPGAATGTRNGPEPVAVRNVRTVSDPEPAAVRDIRGELLREYLRTNREMIATQRDVMLAFLGEPPDAGTRPTGQPTGAFPQDYPALPAGPASAPDPRPAVVPATTPAPVARPAATPAALPTVSGSNGGTALATAPAPAIGRPVPVTPDVVPVSPAVGGVVAAPAAVATATPTGPVAAPAPAGPSIAEFRQAILAVISERTGYPVDLIEPDLDLEADLSIDSIKRAEVAGEVAQRLSLSVEGDESELEDLVKARTVHAMVTWLDQKMSGTIHVTATTGPATAATPAADTAAPAPVPAGSGAPAGVSLAEFQQAILAVISERTGYPVDLIEPDLDLEADLSIDSIKRAEVAGEVAQRLSLSVEGDESELEDLVKARTVHAMVTWLDQKMSGTIHVTATTGPATAATPAADTAAPAPAAPAPDPAGAGTGVGIAPKRLVARESVQTGQSADPATALTGMRFLITGGGPVGAYLAELLGAYGAGGQLGVLDSAQAGQGFDGVLVLDGLTNLDEPLLPDVFPLLQRVLAAGPRWLLAAGAQDVTGAADGMPGLFRTIAREYPGLDARFVAVDPAATPETLARQLVDELLTVADAPVVARRGADRYVADLVPVELGALAAGGAGPAGDGVSEAAAIGLERDSVVVLIGGARGITPWFARALASATGCRIELVGRTPLPSGPEDPELAGAVDRAALVGVLARRGASTPAEIARTAQGILAAREVTATIAELTELGGEVRYHTLDVRDAAATRRLLAEIHAEHGRLDGVVYAAGIIEDKLIAEKDPASFTRVFDTKVDGARGLLAGLDALPTAPRFVVFFGSIAAAYGNRGQADYAAANDALDSIGTRYAARTGVRCLTVHWGPWAPGAGHGGMVTAELSREYARRGIGLIDPEEGALALLRELAWADASVTSVVYTASGW, from the coding sequence ATGAGTAGCGCACCGTACACGCGTGACCTGATCCTGGTCGTCAGCCCCGTCGGCGTCCTGGAACCCGGCCCACGGATCACGGCCGCCACCGCCGCCGGTGGTGGGCAGGGCATCATCGACCTGGCCACCGGCGACGACTGGTCGCTGCGGGCGCTCGCCCGCGCCGCGAGCTGGTCCGCCGCGCCGATCGGCGTCCGGGTGCCCGCGGGCTGCCGGGCCACCCCCACCGAGCTGGCGCGGGCCGCGAACGACCGGGTGGACCTGATCGTGGTCGAGCCGGCGAGCCCCTGGCCGCTGGCCGAGATCACCCCGCACCACCGGGTGCTCGTGGAGGTGACCAGCCGGGCCGAGGCGCGGGCCGCGGCGGCGGCCGGAGCACACGGACTGATCGCCCGGGGGATGGAAGCCGGCGGCCGGATCGGCGAACTCAGCTCGTTCGTCCTGCTCCAGCAACTCGTCGCCGACGACACCGTCGACCTGCCGATCTGGGTGGCCGGCGGGATCGGCCCGCGCACCGCCGGCGCCTGCCTGATCGGCGGCGCGGCCGGCGTGGTCCTGGACACCCAGCTCGCCCTGATGCCCGAGTCGGACCTGCCGACCGACGTCCAGGCCGCGATCCGGCGGATGGACGGTTCGGAGACCGTCCTGCGCGACGGGATACGGGGCATCCGCCGCGGCGGCCCGCACGGCGCCGACACCGAACTGCTGCCCGTCGGACAGGACGGGTGGCTGGCGACCACCTTCGCCGACCGTTGGCCGGACACCTCCGCCGCCGTCCGGGGGATGCGCGCGGAGATGCTCGCCGCCGTCGACCGCCCCGACGCCGCCGACCTGCTCCAGCCCGGCGCTCCCCTCGCCGCGGCCCTCGGGGTACGGGTCCCCGTCGCCCAGGGCCCGATGACCCGGGTCAGCGACGAAGCGTCCTTCGCCGCAGCGGTCGCCGACGGCGGCGCGCTGCCCTTCATCGCGCTCGCCCTCAACTCGGCCGACAAGTGCCGCCGAATGCTCGCCGAGACCGCCGCGCAGCTCGGCGACCGCCCCTGGGGCGTCGGGGTGCTCGGCTTCGCGCCCGAGGAACTACGCGCCGCGCAACTGGACGTCATCCGGGAGATCCGGCCCGCCTGCGCCGTCATCGCCGGTGGCCGGCCGCCGCAGGCCCGCGCCCTGGAGGAGCAGGGGATCAGCACCTTCCTGCACGTGCCCTCCCCCGGCCTGCTGCGCCAGTTCCTGCGCTCCGGCGCCCGCAAGTTCATCTTCGAGGGCGCCGAGTGCGGCGGGCACGTGGGCCCCCGGGCGAGCTTCCCGTTGTGGGAGGCCCAACTGGCGGTGCTCGACGACTACCTGGACACCGACCCGGCCGCCGGTGCGCAGCTACAGGTCTTCTTCGCCGGTGGGGTGCACGACGCCCGCTCGGCGGCGATGGTGGCCACGATGGCCGCGCCGATGGCCCGCCGGGGCGCCCGGATCGGCGTGCTGATGGGCACCGCGTACCTGTTCACCGCCGAGGCCGTCAGCCACGGCGCGGTCCAGCCGCTGTTCCAACGTGCGGCGCTCACCGCCGAGCACACCGCGCTGCTGGAGACCGCCCCCGGGCACGCCACCCGCTGCCTGCACACCCCGTTCGTCGACGACTTCCACCAGCTGCGCACCCAACTGGAAGGCGCCGGGGTGGAGAACCGCGAGGTGTGGGAGCAGTTGGAGCTGCTCAACGTGGGCCGGCTGCGCATCGCCAGCAAGGGCCTGCGCCGTTCCGGCGACACCGTCGAGGCCGTCGACGAGAGCGTCCAGGCCAGCGACGGGCTGTTCATGGCCGGCCAGGTCGCCGTGCTGCGCGACCGCGCCACCACCGTCGCCGCGCTGCACGACGCCGTCACCACCGAGGTACGGGGCCTGCACGCCGACCGGCTCGACGCGCTGCGGGCCCGGCTCGCGCCGCCGGCCGCCGAAACCGACCAGCCGCCCGCCCCGCTCGACATCGCCATCGTCGGGATGGCCTGCATGCTGCCCGGCTCCCCCGATCTGGACAGCTTCTGGCGCACCGTGCTCAGCGGCGCCGACACCGTCACCGAGGTCCCGGCCGACCGCTGGGACACCGACCACTACTACGCCCCCGCGGTCGGCCCGGGGCAGACCGGCCGGATCAGCGTCTCCAAGTGGGGCGGGTTCATCGAGCCGGTGCCCTTCGACGCCATCGGCTACGGCATCCCGCCGGCCGCGCTCAGCAGCATCGACCCGACCCAGTTGCTCGCCCTGGAGGTCTCCCACCGGGCCCTGGTCGACGCCGGTTACCCGTACGACGCCCCGGGGGCGGACCACGCTCGCACCGGCGTGGTGTTCGGCGCGGAGGCCGGCAGTGACATGGGGCACGCGCAGACCCTGCGCACCATGCTGCCGGCATACCTGGGTGAGGTGCCCGAGCAGATGCAGGAGCTGCTGCCCACGGTCACCGAGGACAGTTTCCCCGGCGTGCTGGCCAACGTGATCGCCGGTCGGGTCGCCAACCGGCTCGACCTGGGTGGCCCCAACTACACCATCGACGCGGCCTGCGCCTCGTCGCTCGCCGCGATGGACGCCGCCTGCAAGGAACTGGTCAGTGGCGACAGTGACCTGATGATCTGCGGCGGCGCCGACCTGCACAACGGCGTCAACGACTACCTCATGTTCACCTCGGCGCACGCGCTGTCCCCCACCGGCCGGTCCCGCCCCTTCGACAGCACCGGTGACGGGATCGCCCTCGGCGAGGGCGTCGCGTGCGTCGTACTCAAGCGGCTGGCCGACGCCGAACGCGACGGCGACCGGATCTACGGCGTGATCAAGGGGCTCGGCGGGGCCAGCGACGGCCGAGCCCTCGGCCTGACCGCGCCGCGCCCCGACGGGCAGCGGCGGGCCCTGGACCGGGCGTACCACCGCACCGGCATCTCCCCCCGCGAGGTCGGGCTGGTGGAGGCGCACGGCACCGGCACGGTGGTCGGCGACCGCACCGAGCTGGAGACGTTGACCCGGATGTTCGTCGAGGCCGGGGCCGCACCCGGCGGCTGCGCGCTCGGCTCGGTGAAGTCCCAGATCGGGCACACCAAGTGCGCCGCCGGACTGGCCGGTCTGATCAAGGCGACGCTCGCCCTCCACCACGGCATCCGGCCCCCCACCATCCACCTGGAACGCCCCAACCCGGCCTGGCACCCGCAGCAGAGCCCGTTCGTGTTCTTCACCGAGGCCCGCCCGTGGCCGGTGCCGGCCGCCGAACGGATCGCCGGGGTCAGCGCGTTCGGCTTCGGCGGCACCAACTTCCACGTGGTGCTCAGCGCGTACCCGAACGCGCCGGAACCCCGGCACGCGCAACGGATCTGGCCGGCGGAACTGTTCTGCTTCCGGGGCCCGGACCGCGCCGCCGCCCACCAGGCGATCCGGCAACTGCTGGAGAGCCTCGCCGACGACGGGGGACGGGACCGGCCGGGGCGGCTCGCCGAGCTGGCCGCGTCGGTCGCCACCAAGGCGGCCAACCGGTCCGGTACGACCCAGGTCGCGGTGGTCGCCCGGGACGTGGCCGAACTGGAGACCCTGCTGGACCGGGCCCTGGCCGGCGAGCACGACCCGGCCCGGGGCCTGGTCCAGCCGACCGGGACCGACCCGGTCGGGCCCGGTCAGGTGGCGTTCCTCTTCCCCGGCCAGGGCAGCCAGCGCCCCGGCGCCCTCGGTGAACTCTTCGTCGCCTTCCCCGAGCTGCGGCACTACCTCGAACTCGACCGGCCGGCAGCGGAGCTGCTCTTCCCACCGACCGCGTTCGACCAGGAGTCCCGACGCGCCCAGGAGGACCGGGTACGCGACACCCGGGTCGCCCAACCGGTGCTGGGCATCGGCGGCCTCGCCATGGACCACCTGCTGCGCCGGCTCGGGGTCCGACCGGACATGACCGCCGGCCACAGCTACGGCGAACTCGTCGGGCTCTGCGTCGCCGGGGCGTTCGACGCGGCCACCCTGCTCGACCTGAGCCGGGAACGGGCGGCGGCCATCCTCGGGGCCTGCGGTGAGGATCCGGGCACCATGGCGGCGGTCAACGCCACCGCCGACCAGGTCGCCCAGGCGCTCGCCGGAGCCGGCCTGGCCAGCGAGGTGGTGCTGGCCAACCGGAACGCCCCGCAGCAGGTGGTGGTCTCCGGCCCGACGGCGAAGGTACGGGCGGCGGTGGTCGCGTTCAAGAACGCCGGCCTGTCCGCCCGGACCATCCCGGTGGCGTGCGCCTTCCACAGCCCGGTGGTGGCCGGCGCGGTGGAGACCTTCGCCGAGGTGCTCGCCGCCCGGTCGATCGCCGAGCCGCGCATCCCGGTCTGGTCGAACCTGACCGCCGCGCCGTACTCCGGCGACGCCGGCCAGGTCCGCCACCACCTCGCCGAACAGATCGGCGCACCGGTCCGCTTCGTCGAGCAGATCGAGGCGATGTACGCCGCCGGCGCCCGCCTCTTCGTCGAGGTCGGCCCCGGCCAGGTGCTCACCCGGCTGGTGCAGGCGGTGCTCGGCGACCGGCCGCACCGGACGGTCGCCTGCGAGCGCGGCCCCTCCGACGGGCTGCGCGGATTCCTCATCTCGGTCGCCGAACTCGCCTGCGCCGGCGCCCCGGTCCGCCCCGACTGGCTCTTCCACGGGCGGGTCGCCGACGGCAGCACCACCGCACCGCCCCGTCGTCCGCTCTGGACGGTCGACGGCCAACTCGTCCGGGACCAGCACGGCAACTGTCTTCCCGGTGGCATGACCCCTCCCCGACGGATCAAGGAGTTGTCGATGACCTCTGCCAATGGCACCGCCACCACCCCCGGCGCCGCCACCGGCACCCGCAACGGCCCCGAACCCGTGGCCGTCCGGAACGTCCGGACCGTCAGCGACCCCGAGCCGGCGGCCGTCCGGGACATCCGGGGCGAGTTGCTCCGTGAGTACCTGCGCACCAACCGGGAGATGATCGCCACCCAGCGGGACGTGATGCTCGCCTTCCTCGGCGAACCCCCGGACGCGGGCACCCGGCCGACCGGGCAGCCCACCGGGGCCTTCCCGCAGGACTACCCGGCCCTGCCCGCCGGACCCGCGTCCGCCCCGGATCCCCGACCGGCCGTGGTCCCGGCCACGACACCCGCGCCGGTCGCCCGACCCGCGGCCACCCCCGCCGCGCTGCCCACCGTGTCGGGGTCGAACGGAGGCACCGCGCTGGCCACGGCACCGGCACCGGCGATCGGCCGACCCGTCCCGGTCACCCCGGACGTCGTGCCCGTCTCCCCCGCGGTCGGCGGCGTCGTCGCGGCCCCCGCCGCGGTGGCCACCGCAACCCCGACCGGACCGGTGGCGGCCCCCGCGCCGGCCGGTCCCAGCATCGCCGAGTTCCGGCAGGCGATCCTCGCCGTGATCAGCGAGCGCACCGGCTACCCGGTCGACCTCATCGAACCCGACCTCGACCTCGAAGCCGACCTGTCCATCGACTCCATCAAACGCGCCGAAGTCGCAGGCGAAGTCGCCCAACGCCTCTCCCTCAGCGTCGAAGGCGACGAAAGCGAACTCGAAGACCTCGTCAAGGCCCGCACCGTCCACGCCATGGTCACCTGGCTCGACCAGAAGATGAGCGGCACCATCCACGTCACGGCCACCACCGGGCCGGCGACCGCCGCCACGCCGGCCGCCGACACCGCCGCACCCGCTCCCGTTCCCGCCGGGTCCGGCGCGCCCGCCGGCGTCTCCCTCGCCGAGTTCCAGCAGGCCATCCTCGCGGTGATCAGCGAGCGCACCGGCTACCCGGTCGACCTCATCGAACCCGACCTCGACCTCGAAGCCGACCTGTCCATCGACTCCATCAAACGCGCCGAAGTCGCAGGCGAAGTCGCCCAACGCCTCTCCCTCAGCGTCGAAGGCGACGAAAGCGAACTCGAAGACCTCGTCAAGGCCCGCACCGTCCACGCCATGGTCACCTGGCTCGACCAGAAGATGAGCGGCACCATCCACGTCACGGCCACCACCGGGCCGGCGACCGCCGCCACGCCGGCCGCCGACACCGCCGCACCCGCTCCCGCCGCACCCGCTCCGGATCCCGCCGGGGCCGGCACGGGAGTGGGGATCGCGCCGAAGCGGCTGGTCGCCCGGGAGAGCGTCCAGACCGGGCAGAGCGCCGACCCGGCGACCGCCCTCACCGGAATGCGCTTCCTGATCACCGGCGGTGGACCGGTCGGCGCGTACCTGGCCGAGCTGCTCGGCGCGTACGGCGCCGGCGGCCAGCTGGGCGTGCTCGACAGCGCGCAGGCCGGTCAGGGTTTCGACGGGGTGTTGGTGCTCGACGGGCTGACCAACCTCGACGAGCCGCTGCTGCCCGACGTGTTCCCGCTGTTGCAGCGGGTCCTGGCCGCCGGACCGCGCTGGCTGCTCGCCGCCGGGGCGCAGGACGTCACCGGCGCGGCCGACGGCATGCCCGGACTGTTCCGCACGATCGCCCGCGAGTACCCCGGACTGGACGCCCGCTTCGTGGCGGTGGACCCGGCGGCGACGCCGGAGACCCTCGCCCGGCAGCTCGTCGACGAACTGCTCACCGTCGCCGACGCCCCGGTGGTCGCCCGGCGCGGCGCCGACCGGTACGTCGCCGACCTGGTCCCGGTCGAGCTGGGCGCGCTGGCCGCCGGGGGTGCCGGACCGGCCGGCGACGGGGTGTCCGAGGCCGCCGCGATCGGCCTGGAACGCGACTCGGTGGTGGTGCTGATCGGTGGGGCGCGGGGCATCACCCCGTGGTTCGCCCGGGCGCTCGCCTCGGCCACCGGCTGCCGCATCGAGCTGGTCGGTCGGACCCCGCTGCCGTCCGGACCGGAGGACCCGGAGCTGGCGGGCGCCGTGGACCGGGCCGCGCTGGTCGGGGTGCTGGCCCGGCGCGGGGCGTCCACACCGGCCGAGATCGCCCGGACCGCGCAGGGCATCCTGGCGGCCCGGGAGGTGACCGCGACCATCGCCGAGCTGACCGAGCTGGGCGGGGAGGTCCGCTACCACACCCTGGACGTACGGGACGCCGCCGCCACCCGGCGGTTGCTGGCCGAGATCCACGCCGAGCACGGCCGCCTCGACGGGGTGGTCTACGCCGCCGGGATCATCGAGGACAAGCTGATCGCCGAGAAGGACCCGGCGTCGTTCACCCGGGTCTTCGACACCAAGGTCGACGGGGCGCGGGGGTTGCTGGCCGGCCTCGACGCGCTGCCCACCGCGCCGCGCTTCGTGGTCTTCTTCGGCAGCATCGCCGCCGCCTACGGCAACCGGGGCCAGGCCGACTACGCGGCGGCCAACGACGCGCTGGACTCCATCGGCACCCGGTACGCGGCCCGGACCGGGGTGCGCTGCCTGACCGTGCACTGGGGACCGTGGGCCCCGGGCGCCGGTCACGGCGGCATGGTCACCGCCGAGCTGAGCCGGGAGTACGCCCGGCGCGGCATCGGCCTGATCGACCCGGAGGAGGGCGCGCTGGCCCTGCTGCGCGAGCTGGCCTGGGCCGATGCGTCGGTCACCTCGGTCGTCTACACCGCGTCGGGTTGGTGA
- a CDS encoding sulfite exporter TauE/SafE family protein: MRSLLLLALVGLGAQLVDGSLGMAYGVTSTTLLLALNTGAASASATVHLAEIGTTLVSGAAHWRFGNVDWTVVRRVGVPGALGAFAGATFLSRLSTETAAPIMSLILFTLGLYVLIRFTVAGLPRERVGLPLRKRFLGPLGLVAGFVDATGGGGWGPVGTPAILASGRLEPRRVIGSIDTSEFLVAVAASAGFLVGIGSANINFGWVAALLLGGMIAAPIAAWLVRLVPPRVLGSAVGGVIVLTNTRTLLRSDWISAPDPVRYACYLLVAVLWAAAVAWSLRRHLADRQVAAPVAAGQEGGAGEPVITSS; the protein is encoded by the coding sequence GTGCGTAGCCTGCTTCTCCTCGCCCTCGTCGGCCTCGGTGCCCAACTCGTCGACGGCAGCCTCGGCATGGCATACGGTGTGACATCCACGACGTTGTTGCTGGCCCTCAACACCGGGGCCGCGAGCGCCTCGGCGACCGTTCACCTGGCCGAGATCGGCACCACCCTGGTCTCCGGCGCCGCGCACTGGCGGTTCGGCAACGTCGACTGGACGGTGGTCCGCCGGGTCGGCGTCCCCGGTGCCCTCGGCGCGTTCGCCGGCGCGACGTTCCTCTCCCGCCTCTCCACCGAGACCGCGGCCCCGATCATGTCGCTGATCCTGTTCACCCTCGGCCTGTACGTCCTGATCCGGTTCACCGTCGCCGGGCTGCCCCGGGAACGCGTCGGGCTGCCCCTGCGCAAGCGCTTCCTCGGGCCGCTGGGACTCGTCGCGGGCTTCGTGGACGCCACCGGCGGTGGCGGCTGGGGGCCGGTCGGCACCCCCGCCATCCTGGCCAGCGGCCGGTTGGAACCCCGCCGGGTGATCGGGTCGATCGACACAAGTGAGTTCCTGGTGGCGGTCGCCGCCAGCGCGGGATTCCTGGTCGGCATCGGCTCGGCGAACATCAACTTCGGCTGGGTGGCCGCGCTGCTGCTCGGCGGCATGATCGCCGCGCCGATCGCCGCCTGGCTGGTACGGCTGGTCCCGCCCCGGGTCCTCGGCTCCGCCGTCGGCGGGGTCATCGTCCTGACCAACACCCGGACCCTGCTGCGCAGCGACTGGATCTCCGCCCCGGACCCCGTCCGGTACGCCTGCTACCTGCTCGTCGCGGTGCTCTGGGCGGCGGCGGTGGCCTGGTCGCTGCGCCGGCACCTGGCCGACCGGCAGGTGGCCGCGCCGGTCGCCGCGGGACAGGAGGGAGGCGCCGGGGAACCGGTCATCACGTCGAGCTGA